ATCGGCGTCGGCATCGGCGCGCCGCTCGGCCTGTTCGCCGGCACCTACCTCGCCGAGTACGGCCGCAACGACAAGCTGACCTCGGTGATCCGCTTCATCAACGACATCCTGCTGTCGGCGCCCTCGATCATCATCGGCCTCTTCATCTACGGCGCGGTGGTGGTGCCGATGCGCGGCTTCTCGGCGATCGCAGGCTCGCTCGCGCTCGCCGTCATCGTGATCCCGGTGGTGCTGCGCACGACCGAGGACATGCTGCTGCTGGTGCCGAACGCGCTGCGTGAGGCGGCGTCCGCCCTTGGCCTGCCGCGCTCGTTGGTGATCAAGCGGATCGCCTATCGTGCCGCGCGCTCCGGTCTCATCACCGGCGTGCTGCTCGCCACCGCCCGCGTCGCCGGCGAAACCGCGCCGCTGCTCTTCACCGCGCTGTCGAACCAGTTTTTCAGCCTCGGCCTGAACAAGACTATGGCGAACCTGCCGGTCACCATCAACAACTTCGTCCAGAGCCCCTATGCTTATTGGAAGCAGCTCGCCTGGAGCGGCGCGCTGCTGATTACGCTGACCGTGCTTGCCCTGAACATTGGCGCGCGCATTCTTGGCGCCGAGAGGACCGCAAAATGAGTGATCTTTCCGTATCGATGAGCGCGGCCGGTGGACTGCCGCAGGCGCCGGTTCTGCCGGAGGCGCCCGCCAAGGTGACGGTGCGCAACCTCAACTTCTATTACGGCGAGCACCACGCGCTGAAGAACATCAATCTGGCGCTCGGCACCAACCGCGTTACGGCCTTCATCGGCCCGTCGGGCTGCGGCAAGTCGACCCTGCTGCGTATCTTCAACCGGATGTACGACCTCTATCCGGGCCAGCGCGTCACCGGTCAGCTGATGCTCGACCAGACCAACATCCTCGACCCCAGGCTCGACCTCAATTTGCTGCGCGCCCGCGTCGGCATGGTGTTCCAGAAGCCGACGCCGTTCCCGATGACGATCTACGAGAATATCGCGTTCGGCATCCGTCTCTACGAGAAGATCTCGAAATCGGAGATGGACGACCGCGTCGAGAAGGCGCTGCGCGGCGGCGCGCTGTGGAACGAGGTCAAGGACAAGCTCAACGCCTCCGGCCTGTCGCTCTCCGGCGGCCAGCAGCAACGCCTCTGCATCGCCCGCACGGTCGCGGTGCGGCCCGAGGTGATCCTGTTCGACGAGCCCTGCTCGGCGCTGGACCCGATCTCGACCGCCAAGGTTGAGGAGCTGATCCAGGAGCTGTCCGAGAACTACACGATCGCGATCGTGACCCACAACATGCAGCAGGCGGCGCGCGTCTCCGACAAGACCGCCTTTATGTATCTCGGCGAGTTGATCGAGTTCGACGACACCAGCAAGATCTTCACGTCGCCGACCGACCGGCGTACGCAGGATTACATTACCGGCCGGTTCGGCTGAGGAGACGGGACATGGGTTCTGAACATACCGCAAAGGCCTTCGACACCGACCTCCAGGAACTCACTCGCCTGGTCGCCGAGATGGGCGGCATCGCCGAGCGCATGATCGTCGATTCCGTCGACGCGCTGATCCGCCGCGACGTCGCGCTCGGCCAGCGCGTCGTCACCATCGACGCCGAGCTCGACGCGCTCCAGAAGAAGATCGAGGAGCGCGCCGTGCTCACGATCGCCCGCCGCCAGCCGATGGCGGTGGACTTGCGCGAAATCGTCGGCGCCATGCGCGTCGCGACCGATCTCGAGCGCATCGGCGACCTCGCCAAGAACATGGGCAAGCGCGTCGCGGCGCTGGAGACGGATTTCCATCCGCTCAAGCTGTTCCGCGGCCTCGAGCACATGACCGACCTCGTACAGCAGCAGGTCAAGTCGGTGCTGGACGCCTATGCCGCGCATGATCTGCCGGCGGCGATGGCGGTGTGGAAGGGCGACGAGGAAGTCGACGCCATCTGCACCTCGCTGTTCCGCGAACTCCTCACCTACATGATGGAGGATCCGCGCAACATCTCGTTCTGCATCCATCTGATGTTCTGCGCCAAGAACATCGAGCGGATCGGCGACCACGCCACCAACATTGCCGAGACCGTGTTCTACATGATCGAAGGCCAGGCCATCACCGACAAGCGACCGAAGGGCGACATGACGACCTTCGCTACGACGGTCCCCAATACTTGAAATACTTGAATCCTTAAGGAGCGACGACCCCATGGGCGCACGCATTATGGTGGTTGAGGACGAGGAAGCTCTGACCGAGCTTCTCCGCTACAACCTCGAAGGCGACGGCTATGACGTCGAGACGGTGATGCGCGGCGACGACGCCGACACCCGCCTCAAGGAGCACATCCCCGATCTGATCGTGCTCGACTGGATGCTGCCGGGCCTGTCAGGCATCGAGCTGTGTCGCCGGCTGCGCGCGAGGTCCGACACCAAGCAGCTGCCGATCATCATGCTCACCGCGCGTGGCGAGGAGAGCGAGCGGGTGCGGGGCCTTGCGACCGGCGCCGACGATTACATCGTCAAGCCGTTCTCGGTGCCCGAGCTGCTGGCGCGCGTGAAGGGCCTGCTGCGGCGGGCGAGCCCCGAGCGGCTCGCTACCGTTTTGGCTTTCGGCGACATCGAGCTCGACCGCGAAAAGCGCCGCGTGGCGCGCTCGGGCCGGCCGATCGATCTCGGCCCGACCGAATATCGCCTGCTGGAGTTCTTCCTGGAGCACCCCGGCCGCGTGTTCTCGCGTGAGCAGCTGCTCGACAGCGTCTGGGGCCGCGACATCTATATCGACGAGCGCACTGTCGACGTCCATATCGGCCGTTTGCGCAAGCTGCTCAATCTCGGCCGCGAGCAGGACCCGATCCGCACCGTCCGCGGCGCGGGTTATGCGCTCGATGATCGATTCGCGAAGGCCGAGCAGGCGTAGTTGATTTAGCGAGCTATTGCCGCAACATCGGTGTCGTCCCGGACAAGCGTAAGCGTAGATCCGGGACCCATAACCACAGGACTTGTTGCGTGAAAAAGGTAGCTCCGAGTCCCCGTAACCACATCTTGCGGCGGTTGTGGGTCCCGGATCTGCGCGCGCTGTTGGCGCGCTTGTCCGGGACGACATCGGACGTGTTGAGCCGTCATCATGTAACGGATGCAATCAGCCAGATCAGCTAACTCAGCGCGGGCCCGGCTTCGCCGGCGCACGCCTGCGATCCGCTGCCGGCTGATACGCCACCCGTGAGTGCTGCGCGCAGTAGGGCAGCCCGGAGAGCGCCTTGCCGCCGCAGAAGAAGAAATCCGGGCTCGAGGGATCGCCGACCGGCCAGTGGCAGGTCGCCTCGTTCAATTCGAGCAGCGACAGCCGCTGGCTCATCGGCACCACGTTGTCGTAGGTGACCGGTTCAGCCTCGACCTCGACCTCGAAGGCCTGCGCCAGCGCGGTGTTGCCGCGCGCGATGGGCCTGCTCACCCGCATCATGTGCTGCGCGGGACGTGCCTTGCGCGGCCGCGGAGCTGCCGAAGACGGGCTCTTGGCGCGGCCGGACAGGCCGAGCCTGTGCACCTTGCCGATCACGGCGTTGCGGGTGACATTTCCAAGCTCAGCGGCGATCTGGCTGGCCGAAAGTCCGGCCTCCCAGAGCTTTTTCAGCTGCTCGACGCGATCATCCGACCAGGTCAAAACGGTCATTGCACCCTTTCCTTCGTCGCGCGCCTACCATCCTGGGGCCGCACAACGAATGCCTAAGCCTCGAAAAACCCGTGCCGCCAGAATCCCTTAAGGCTCGCCGGGCGCAATGAGACGCCCGAACGTTTACGCCGGTACATGAGGACTCTTGGGATCAGAACCGCTGCACGAGATGTCGTATCTGACAAGCCAAACGCTACAATATGGCGTGAGTCACGCGCAAGAGTCCGCCGACTCGCTTCCACATGTTCCGTGGCCAAAACTCCGCAAATCTGGCACCGCAAGACTACGGAATCAGCGTTTCGCGGGGCTTTCCGGGCGGCATTGACACTCGTGGCGCCAAGCATAAGATAGTCACGCGTGCCGCCCTTAAAAGGCGGCACGTTTCGTTTTCCGGACCAATGATGCGCTGCGCAACGCACGTTCAGGCCGTCCGAAACATCCAAAGAGATCATCATGGCCAACAGCGTAGCGCCGCATTTGCTCCCCGTTTTCGCCAGGACCGACATCGGTTTTGAGCGCGGTGAAGGCGTCTGGTTGATCGCAACCAATGGCGATCGCTATCTCGATTTCACTTCGGGCGTGGCGGTGAATGCGCTCGGCCATGCCCATCCCGCGCTGGTGAAAGCCCTTCAGGAGCAGGCCACAAAACTCTGGCACATGTCGAACCTGTTCCAGAGCCCGGACGGCGAGAAGCTTGCCGCGCGCCTGTGCAACGAGAGTTTTGCGGACTTGGTGTTCTTCTGCAATTCCGGCGCCGAGGCGCTGGAGGGCGTGATCAAGCTGGTCCGCCACCATCACTTCTCCAAGGGGCATCCGGAGCGCTATCGCATCATCACCTTCGAAGGTGCCTTCCACGGCCGCACGCTGGCGACGCTGGCTGCGACTGGCTCTGCAAAATATCTCGAAGGCTTTGGTCCGCCGATGGACGGCTTCGACCAGATCCCGCATGGCGACATCGAGGCCGTGAAGAAGGCGATCGGTCCGCAGACCGCCGGCATCCTGATCGAGCCGATCCAGGGCGAAGGCGGCGTGCGCTCGGCGACGCCTTCTTTCCTCAAGGCGTTGCGCCAGCTCTGCGACGAGAAGGGCCTGCTGCTCGCCTTCGACGAGGTGCAGACCGGCATGGGCCGCACCGGCGATCTCTTCGCCCATCGCCGCACCGGCGTCACGCCTGACGTGATGTCGCTGGCGAAGGCGCTCGGCGGCGGCTTCCCGATCGGCGCGGTGCTGGCGACCGCGGACGCGGCCTCCGGCATGGGGCCCGGCTCGCACGGCTCGACCTTTGGCGGCAATCCGCTGGCGATCTCGGCTGCGAACGCCGTGCTCGACGTCATGCTCAAGCCCGGCTTCTTCGACCACGTGCAAAAGATGTCGCTGCTGCTCAAGCAGAAGCTCGCCTCGGTGATCGACCGCCATTCCGATGTCGTCAGCGAGGTCCGCGGCGAGGGGCTCCTGATCGGCATCAAGGCCGTGGTGCCGTCGGGTGACCTGGTCGCAGCGCTGCGCAACGAAAAGCTGCTCACCGTCGGCGCCGGCGACAATGTCGTGCGCTTCCTGCCGCCCTTGATCGTCACCGAAGCCGAGATCGAGGACAGCGTCGGACGGCTCGAACGCGCCTGCGCTGCGCTGTCCGGTAGCAAGCGGGCGGCAAGCTGATGAGCAAGGGTCCCAAGCACTTTCTCGATATCAACGAGCTGCCGCTGTCGGAGCTCAAGAACATGCTCGCGGCCTCCTCCGCCATGAAGGCGAAGCAGAAGGCGCATCAGCCGGTCAGGCCGCTCGAAGGCAAGACGCTGGCGATGATCTTCGAGCGTCCGTCGACCCGAACCCGCGTGTCGTTCGATGTCGCCATGCGCCAGCTCGGCGGCGAGCCCATCATGCTTACCGGCGCCGAGATGCAGCTCGGCCGCGGCGAGACCATTGCTGATACCGCGCGCGTGCTGTCGCGCTATGTTGACGCCATCATGATCCGCATCCTCAATCACGAGGCGCTGCTGGAGCTCGCGGCGAACGCGACCGTGCCCGTCATCAATGGCCTGACGCGGCGGTCGCATCCCTGCCAGGTGATGGCCGACCTCATGACCTTTGAGGAACATCGCGGCCCGATCGAGGGCAAGACGGTGGCCTGGACCGGCGACGACAACAACGTGCTGGCGTCCTGGGCGCACGCGGCCGAGCGCTTCAAGTTCCAGCTCAATGTCGCAACCCCGCCGGAGCTCGCTCCGAAGAAGGTGATGCGCGATTTCATCAAGGCCAACGGCGCGCCGATCATGCTCGGCACCGATCCCGAGGCCGCCGTGAAGGGTGCCGATTGCGTCGTCACCGACACCTGGGTGTCGATGGGCGACAAGGAAGGCGAGCACCGTCACAACGTGCTCAAGCCCTACCAGGTCAATTCGAAGCTGATGTCGCTGGCGAAGCCCGACGCGCTGTTCATGCACTGCCTGCCGGCCCATCGCGGCGAGGAGGTCACCGACGACGTGATCGACGGCCCGCAATCGGTCGTGTTCGACGAGGCCGAAAATCGCCTGCACGCGCAGAAGGGCATTTTGGCCTGGTGTTTTGACGCGGTGAAGTAGGTTCGGCACGGTGTTGGTGTCGTCCTGGCTTTCCGCCAGGACGACACTGAGTTTGTGCTTCATTCGTGCGGTCTAACGCACGTCCGAGGTGCCCTCGTACCCCCTTCCATTTCCACTCTCCGACCCCAGATAAAGCGCCATGGTTTTCCAATCCCCTGACATGAAAACCGGGCCCGAAGGCCCGGTTCGCGCGCCATCCGCGGTTCCCATTGACGACGCCGTGCTGCCTTACGAGGTCGACGCGCTCGATGTGCGCGGGCGGCTGGTGCGGCTCGGCCCCGCACTCGATGAGATCCTGACCAAGCACGATTATCCCGCGCCCGTGGGCAAGCTGCTCGGCGAGGCCATCGTGCTGACGACGCTGCTCGGCTCGGCGCTGAAATTCGAGGGCCGCTTCATCCTGCAGGCCCAGACCGACGGGCCGGTGTCGTTTCTGGTGGTGGACTATCAGGCGCCGGATCGCCTGCGCGCCTATGCACGCTTTGACGCCGAGCGCCTCGGTGACGCCAAGGATGCTGGCATGCATTCGGGTGCGTTGCTCGGCCGCGGCCATCTCGCCATGACCATCGATCAGGGGCCCGATATGAGCCGCTACCAGGGTCTGGTCGCGCTCGACGGCGGCAGCCTGGAAGACGCCGCCCACGAATATTTCCAGCGCTCCGAGCAGATCCCGACGCGCGTGCGCCTCGCGGTCGGCGAGGAGTGGCGCAGTAGCGACGGTGGCAAGCATCGCTGGCGCGCCGGTGGCATGCTGATGCAGTTTTTGCCGAAGGCGCCGGAGCGCGCGCGGCAGGCCGATCTGCATCCCGGTGACGCGCCCGATGGCGTCGAGGTGCACAGTGTTGCTGAAGACGATGCCTGGGTCGAGGCGCGCTCGTTGATCGAGACGGTCGAGGACGTCGAGCTGATTGATCCCGATCTCTCCGGCGAGCGGCTGCTCTATCGCCTCTTCCACGAGCGCGGCGTGCGCGTGTTCAATCCGCTTGTCCTGAAAGCGCAATGCTCCTGCTCGCGCGACGCGGTTGCGTCGATGCTGAAGAGCTTCTCGCCGGACGATCGTTCGGCGATGGTCAAGGACGACAAGGTCGTCGTGACCTGCGAGTTCTGCTCATCGGTGTACGAGTTCACGCCGGATGAGGCGGGAGTGGAGGACGCGTAGCACCGCCATAACCCGCGCTAATTCAGCACCCGCTTGTTATCCGGGCTGTCGAGCGAGAACGTCGGCACGTCGATCTCGAAACGTTCGCCGCTTGCGCTGACCATCTGGTAGCGGCCGGTCATGAAGCCGGAGGCCGTCGAGAGGGGCACGCCGGAGGTGTATTCGAAGCGCTCGCCGGGGGCCAGGGTCGGCTGCTCGCCGACCACGCCTTCGCCCTTGACCTCCTGCTGCCGGCCGGAGGCGTCGGTGATGATCCAGTGCCGCGTCTTGAGCTGCACGGTCTCGTCACCCGAATTGGTGATGACGATGGTGTAGGACCAGAAATAGCGCGAGCGGTCGGCCGACGACTGCTCCGGAACAAAGTTCGGCTCGACGGTCACTTCGATCTGGCGGGTCACGGCGCGGTACATGGCCGTCATCATAACGAAAACCCCGCCGGGAACCAAACGCCGCAGGTGGCCCTGGCGACATCGTCCCGCCAGAATTCACGAAGAAGTAGACCCCAATGTGATCCGGCCGCTTTGCGAGGCGGCGACTGGACCGATACACTCCTTTGAACGTCGCGATTTGCGGAAGGGTTTTTGGGCCCCGATGACCATTGCCGATCAAGTGACGGGATCGACGATCGCGGGAACCGCGGGGGCCAAACCTGCGGAGGCCAAAGCCGTGGCAGCGAAGCCGCGTGCGCCGGCGATCACGCTGCCCGCCATCGGCGAGCGCGAGCTCAGGCTCGACCTGTTCCGCGGGCTGGCGCTGTGGCTGATCTTCATCGACCATTTGCCGCCGAATCTTCTGACCTGGTTCACGATCCGCAATTACGGCTTCAGCGACGCCACTGAGATATTCATCTTCATCTCCGGATACACCGCCGCCTTCGTCTATGGCCGCGCCATGCTGGAGAGCGGCTTCGTCATTGCCACCGCGCGCATCCTGCGCCGGGTCTGGCAGATCTATGTCGCCCACGTCTTCCTGTTCACGATCTTCCTTGCCGAGATCTCCTACGTCGCGACCAGCTTCGAGAACCCGCTCTACACCGAAGAGATGGGGATCATGGATTTCCTCAAGCAGCCCGACGTCACCATTGTGCAGGCGCTGCTCTTGCGCTTCCGGCCCGTCAACATGGACGTGCTGCCGCTGTATATCGTCTTGATGCTGGCGCTGCCGCTGATCCTGTGGTCGATGAAGTGGCGGCCCGACGTCACGCTCGCGCTCTCGACCATCCTCTATGCGGTGACCTGGGATTTCGATCTCTACTTCTCGGCCTATCCGAACGGCTTCTGGGCGTTCAATCCGCTGGCCTGGCAATTGCTCTTCGTGTTCGGGGCCTGGTGCGCGCTCGGAGGTGCGCGACGCATGTCGCGCATTCTGGCATCACCGGTGACGATGTGGATCTCGATCGCCTATCTCGTCGCTGCGTTCTACGTGACGCTGACCTGGTACGTGCCGCAGCTCTCGCAATTCATGCCGAAGCGGATCGAGCAGTGGATGTATCCGATCGACAAGACCGACCTCGACGTGCTGCGCTTCACGCATTTCCTGGCACTGGCCGCGCTCACTGTGCGCTTCCTGCCGCGGGAGTGGCCGGGCCTGAAATCGCCGTGGTTGCGGCCGCTGATCCTGTGCGGGCAGCACTCCCTGGAGATCTTCTGCCTCGGCGTCTTCCTGGCCTTTGCCGGCCATTTCATCCTGGCCGAGGTCTCCGGCGGCCCCGGCATGCATGCGCTAATTAGTCTCTCCGGAATCCTGATCATGTGGGGCGTTGCCTGGGTGATTTCGTGGTACAAGCGCGTAGCTGACAAGAGCGGTGCGAAAACCAAAAACGCCGTCGGCAACGCCGATCTGGCGGGAGGGGGCTGATGAAGGCGAAGGTTCTCCTGAGCCTGATCCTGCTATGCGGTAGCCTCGCCGCGCCTTTGGCGCGCGCGGACGATGCCGTGCCTGCCGCGCCCGCAGCCTGCGAATTACCGCCCTATCTGCTCGCCACCGACAGCCAGCTCCACAAGGTCGCGGAGACCGTCAAATCAGGCAAGCCGCTCGAGATCCTCGTCATCGGCAGCCGCTCCACCACCATTCCATCCTCGGAGGACAGCTCTTATCCGGCGCGCATGCAGGCCATTTTGAAGGAAAAGCTGCCGCCTTCCGAGACCGTGCACGTATCCGTAGAAATACAGAGCAAGAAGACTGCGGGGGAAGCCGCCGGAACCTTCGTTAAGCTGATGGAAGCAAAAACACCTACTTTGGTCATCTGGCAGACCGGGACCGTGGATGCTATCCGCTCCATCGATCCCGATGATTTCCGCGGCGCCGTGACCGAAGGGGTCGCTGCGCTGCAAAATGCAGGGGCCGACGTCGTCTTGATGAATTTGCAGTACAGCCCGCGTACCGAAACCATGATCTCGGCACCGCCTTATCTCGATAATATGCGGGTGGTGGCGCAGGAGCATGACATCCCGCTGTTCGACCGTTTCGCAATGATGCGGCAGTGGAATGATCAGGGTCAGTTCGACCTGTTCAGCCCCTCCCGCGGCCCTGAGCTCGCGAAACAGGTCCATGATTGCATCGGCCGGGCGTTGGCGCAGTTCGTGATCGACGCTGCCCATCTGGGGCCGGGCCAGCAGCAAAATTGAGGTCTAGCGTTAATGAGTTCTCTCCGCCCTTTTGGCCTGTCGACATGGCTGGTCGTGCCCGCAGCGGCGGCGCTGCTGATGCTGACGCCTGTGGTGCAGGCACCTGCTCACGCTCAAGCCGCCCAAGCGACACCCGCCCCGCCGCAGGCCGCTAATCCCGCACCGGCATCACCATCCCAGACGACCGTCGCCGCGACGTCGCCCGCCGAACAGCGCGGGCTCACCTCGCGCGCCATCGACAAGGTGAAGCAGGTCGCGAAATCCGCCACCGACATTTTCAGCCGCGTGCCGTGTCACGCGCCGAAGGGCGGCTCGAAGGCGATGGGCTCGCTGCCGCATGTCGCCAACAAGCTCGTCGCCGGCCAGCCCGTCGTGATCGTCGCATTCGGCTCGTCGTCGACGGCGGGCTACGGCGCGAGCTCGCCGGACTTCAACTATCCGAACCGTCTCGCCGCGCAGCTGCGCCGGCAGTATCCCACCGCCAACATCACCGTCATCAATGCCGGTGTCGGCGGCGAGGACGCGCCCGAGATGATGAAGCGCCTCCAGACGGAGGTGATCGACGTGCATCCGGATCTCGTGATCTGGCAGGTCGGCACCAACGCCGTGCTGCGCAATCTCGATCCCGGCGAGACCGCCAGGATAGTCGAGGACGGCATCACCCGCATCCAGGCCGCCGGCGATGCCGACATCGTGCTGGTCGACCCGCAATATTCACCGCGCGTCACCGAGCGTCCCGAAAGCGCAAGCAAGATGGTGAAGCTGCTCGGCAAGGTCGCCGAGCTTCGTCACGTCGGCATCTTCCCGCGTTTCGAGGTGATGCGCGACTGGCACGAGAAGCAGTCGCTCCCGGTCGAGAGCTTTGTCATCGCCGACGGCCTGCACATGAACGATTGGGGCTATGCCTGCTTCGCCCAGCTGCTCGGCGACGACATCATCCGCTCCGTCGGCCAGGTCAAGCTCGGCGTGAACGTGCCCGCGGACGTGCGGACGTACCGGCCGATGTAGAAGCGAATAGGGAATGGCGAGTAGGCGAATAGGGCTCGATCTATTCGCCACTCACTATTCGCCATTCGCCTGTTACGCCTTCTCCAACGCCGCGGTCAGATCCTCGAGCAGATCATCGGCATGCTCGAGCCCGGCCGAGAAGCGGATAAAGCCTTCGCCGATCCCGAGCGCGGCACGGTCCTCCGGCTTCAGGCGCTGATGCGTCGTCGTGGCCGGATGCGTCACCAGGCTCTTGGCATCGCCGAGATTGTTCGAGATTTTTGCAAGCTTGAGCTCGTTGAGCACGCGGAACGCAGCCGCCTTGCCGCCCTTGACCTCGAAGCCGACCAGCGTCGAGCCGCCGCGCATCTGCTTCTTCACCAGCGCCGCCTGCGGATGATCGGCGCGGCCGGGATAGACCAGTCGCGCAATCTTGGGATGGCTCGCCAGCACGTCGGCGATGCGCGCCGCGGTGTCGGTCTGCGCACGCACGCGCACGCCGAGCGTCTCCAGGCCCTTGAGCAGGACCCAGGCGTTGAACGGCGAGATCGACGGGCCGGTCTGGCGCATGAAATTGTGGATGTGCTCGGCGATGAAGGCTTCCGAGGACAGGATGATGCCGCCGAGGCAGCGGCCCTGGCCGTCGATGTGCTTGGTCGCGGAATACACCACGACGTCGGCGCCGAGGGCGAGCGGACTCTGCCAGATCGGGGTTGCGAACACGTTGTCGACGACGAGCCGTGCGCCGCCGCCGTGCGCGATCTCGGCGATCCCGGGAATGTCGAGCACGTCGAGCGTCGGATTGGTCGGGCTCTCCAGGAAGAACGTCTTGGTGTTGGGCTTGAGCGCACGCTGCCACTGGTCGAGATCGGCTCCGTCAACCAGCGTGGTCTCGATGCCGTAGCGCGGCAGCAGGTCCTGAATGACATAGAGGCACGAGCCGAACAGCGCGCGAGACGC
This portion of the Bradyrhizobium diazoefficiens genome encodes:
- the pstA gene encoding phosphate ABC transporter permease PstA translates to MNPIYARRRRKDIVIRGLCFGAAAFGVTWLALILITLLYNGVAGLNLDLFVTDTPPPGSTEGGLRNAIVGSLIMTVIGVGIGAPLGLFAGTYLAEYGRNDKLTSVIRFINDILLSAPSIIIGLFIYGAVVVPMRGFSAIAGSLALAVIVIPVVLRTTEDMLLLVPNALREAASALGLPRSLVIKRIAYRAARSGLITGVLLATARVAGETAPLLFTALSNQFFSLGLNKTMANLPVTINNFVQSPYAYWKQLAWSGALLITLTVLALNIGARILGAERTAK
- the pstB gene encoding phosphate ABC transporter ATP-binding protein PstB, producing MSDLSVSMSAAGGLPQAPVLPEAPAKVTVRNLNFYYGEHHALKNINLALGTNRVTAFIGPSGCGKSTLLRIFNRMYDLYPGQRVTGQLMLDQTNILDPRLDLNLLRARVGMVFQKPTPFPMTIYENIAFGIRLYEKISKSEMDDRVEKALRGGALWNEVKDKLNASGLSLSGGQQQRLCIARTVAVRPEVILFDEPCSALDPISTAKVEELIQELSENYTIAIVTHNMQQAARVSDKTAFMYLGELIEFDDTSKIFTSPTDRRTQDYITGRFG
- the phoU gene encoding phosphate signaling complex protein PhoU, translated to MGSEHTAKAFDTDLQELTRLVAEMGGIAERMIVDSVDALIRRDVALGQRVVTIDAELDALQKKIEERAVLTIARRQPMAVDLREIVGAMRVATDLERIGDLAKNMGKRVAALETDFHPLKLFRGLEHMTDLVQQQVKSVLDAYAAHDLPAAMAVWKGDEEVDAICTSLFRELLTYMMEDPRNISFCIHLMFCAKNIERIGDHATNIAETVFYMIEGQAITDKRPKGDMTTFATTVPNT
- the phoB gene encoding phosphate regulon transcriptional regulator PhoB — protein: MGARIMVVEDEEALTELLRYNLEGDGYDVETVMRGDDADTRLKEHIPDLIVLDWMLPGLSGIELCRRLRARSDTKQLPIIMLTARGEESERVRGLATGADDYIVKPFSVPELLARVKGLLRRASPERLATVLAFGDIELDREKRRVARSGRPIDLGPTEYRLLEFFLEHPGRVFSREQLLDSVWGRDIYIDERTVDVHIGRLRKLLNLGREQDPIRTVRGAGYALDDRFAKAEQA
- a CDS encoding GcrA family cell cycle regulator, giving the protein MTVLTWSDDRVEQLKKLWEAGLSASQIAAELGNVTRNAVIGKVHRLGLSGRAKSPSSAAPRPRKARPAQHMMRVSRPIARGNTALAQAFEVEVEAEPVTYDNVVPMSQRLSLLELNEATCHWPVGDPSSPDFFFCGGKALSGLPYCAQHSRVAYQPAADRRRAPAKPGPR
- a CDS encoding aspartate aminotransferase family protein, whose amino-acid sequence is MANSVAPHLLPVFARTDIGFERGEGVWLIATNGDRYLDFTSGVAVNALGHAHPALVKALQEQATKLWHMSNLFQSPDGEKLAARLCNESFADLVFFCNSGAEALEGVIKLVRHHHFSKGHPERYRIITFEGAFHGRTLATLAATGSAKYLEGFGPPMDGFDQIPHGDIEAVKKAIGPQTAGILIEPIQGEGGVRSATPSFLKALRQLCDEKGLLLAFDEVQTGMGRTGDLFAHRRTGVTPDVMSLAKALGGGFPIGAVLATADAASGMGPGSHGSTFGGNPLAISAANAVLDVMLKPGFFDHVQKMSLLLKQKLASVIDRHSDVVSEVRGEGLLIGIKAVVPSGDLVAALRNEKLLTVGAGDNVVRFLPPLIVTEAEIEDSVGRLERACAALSGSKRAAS
- the argF gene encoding ornithine carbamoyltransferase, with amino-acid sequence MSKGPKHFLDINELPLSELKNMLAASSAMKAKQKAHQPVRPLEGKTLAMIFERPSTRTRVSFDVAMRQLGGEPIMLTGAEMQLGRGETIADTARVLSRYVDAIMIRILNHEALLELAANATVPVINGLTRRSHPCQVMADLMTFEEHRGPIEGKTVAWTGDDNNVLASWAHAAERFKFQLNVATPPELAPKKVMRDFIKANGAPIMLGTDPEAAVKGADCVVTDTWVSMGDKEGEHRHNVLKPYQVNSKLMSLAKPDALFMHCLPAHRGEEVTDDVIDGPQSVVFDEAENRLHAQKGILAWCFDAVK
- a CDS encoding Hsp33 family molecular chaperone, with translation MVFQSPDMKTGPEGPVRAPSAVPIDDAVLPYEVDALDVRGRLVRLGPALDEILTKHDYPAPVGKLLGEAIVLTTLLGSALKFEGRFILQAQTDGPVSFLVVDYQAPDRLRAYARFDAERLGDAKDAGMHSGALLGRGHLAMTIDQGPDMSRYQGLVALDGGSLEDAAHEYFQRSEQIPTRVRLAVGEEWRSSDGGKHRWRAGGMLMQFLPKAPERARQADLHPGDAPDGVEVHSVAEDDAWVEARSLIETVEDVELIDPDLSGERLLYRLFHERGVRVFNPLVLKAQCSCSRDAVASMLKSFSPDDRSAMVKDDKVVVTCEFCSSVYEFTPDEAGVEDA
- the apaG gene encoding Co2+/Mg2+ efflux protein ApaG, with protein sequence MYRAVTRQIEVTVEPNFVPEQSSADRSRYFWSYTIVITNSGDETVQLKTRHWIITDASGRQQEVKGEGVVGEQPTLAPGERFEYTSGVPLSTASGFMTGRYQMVSASGERFEIDVPTFSLDSPDNKRVLN
- a CDS encoding OpgC domain-containing protein; this encodes MTIADQVTGSTIAGTAGAKPAEAKAVAAKPRAPAITLPAIGERELRLDLFRGLALWLIFIDHLPPNLLTWFTIRNYGFSDATEIFIFISGYTAAFVYGRAMLESGFVIATARILRRVWQIYVAHVFLFTIFLAEISYVATSFENPLYTEEMGIMDFLKQPDVTIVQALLLRFRPVNMDVLPLYIVLMLALPLILWSMKWRPDVTLALSTILYAVTWDFDLYFSAYPNGFWAFNPLAWQLLFVFGAWCALGGARRMSRILASPVTMWISIAYLVAAFYVTLTWYVPQLSQFMPKRIEQWMYPIDKTDLDVLRFTHFLALAALTVRFLPREWPGLKSPWLRPLILCGQHSLEIFCLGVFLAFAGHFILAEVSGGPGMHALISLSGILIMWGVAWVISWYKRVADKSGAKTKNAVGNADLAGGG
- a CDS encoding SGNH/GDSL hydrolase family protein, which produces MKAKVLLSLILLCGSLAAPLARADDAVPAAPAACELPPYLLATDSQLHKVAETVKSGKPLEILVIGSRSTTIPSSEDSSYPARMQAILKEKLPPSETVHVSVEIQSKKTAGEAAGTFVKLMEAKTPTLVIWQTGTVDAIRSIDPDDFRGAVTEGVAALQNAGADVVLMNLQYSPRTETMISAPPYLDNMRVVAQEHDIPLFDRFAMMRQWNDQGQFDLFSPSRGPELAKQVHDCIGRALAQFVIDAAHLGPGQQQN